From Streptomyces cyaneogriseus subsp. noncyanogenus, the proteins below share one genomic window:
- the tkt gene encoding transketolase, giving the protein MSTQPADSFEWTELDRRAVDTARILAADAVQKVGNGHPGTAMSLAPAAYTIFQKVMRHDPADPEWTGRDRFVLSPGHTSLTLYTQLYLAGYELELEDLRAFRTQGSKTPGHPEYGHTAGVETTTGPLGQGVANAVGMAMAARYERGLFDPEAPAGESPFDHTVWAIVSDGDLQEGVSAEASSLAGHQKLGNLVFLYDDNHISIEGDTATAFSEDVLGRYEAYGWHTQRIEPAENGDVDVHALYAALKAAQAETERPSIIAMRTIIAWPAPNAQNTEAAHGSALGEDEVAATKRVLGFDPEQTFEVADEVLAHTRRALDRGAEAHAAWDKRIAAWRGARPERAKLFDRVVAGRLPEGWEDALPVFEPGKSVATRAASGKVLQALGPVLPELWGGSADLAGSNNTTIDKTSSFLPEGNPLPEADPYGRTVHFGIREFSMAAEMNGIALHGNTRIYGGTFLVFSDYMRNAVRMSALMQLPVTYVWTHDSIGLGEDGPTHQPVEHLAALRAIPGLNVVRPADANETAIAWAEILKRHSTHPAPHGLALTRQGVPTYEPNPDAAKGGYVLKDASTGAPDVVLIATGSEVQLAVAARELLEAEGTGTRVVSMPSVEWFEEQPREYRESVLPPSVKARVAVEAGIGLTWYRFVGDAGRIVSLEHFGASADAKTLFTEYGFTAENVAAAARESLAAARG; this is encoded by the coding sequence CACGGCAATGAGCCTGGCCCCGGCCGCCTACACGATCTTTCAGAAGGTGATGCGTCACGACCCGGCGGACCCGGAGTGGACCGGCCGTGACCGCTTCGTCCTGTCCCCCGGCCACACCTCCCTGACCCTGTACACCCAGCTCTACCTCGCCGGTTACGAGCTGGAGCTGGAGGATCTGCGGGCGTTCCGCACGCAGGGTTCCAAGACGCCGGGCCACCCCGAGTACGGGCACACCGCCGGGGTGGAGACGACGACCGGGCCGCTGGGCCAGGGTGTCGCCAACGCCGTCGGCATGGCGATGGCCGCCCGCTACGAGCGGGGCCTGTTCGACCCTGAGGCCCCCGCCGGGGAATCCCCCTTCGACCACACCGTCTGGGCGATCGTCTCCGACGGCGACCTCCAGGAGGGTGTCTCCGCCGAGGCGTCCTCCCTCGCCGGCCACCAGAAGCTCGGCAACCTCGTCTTCCTCTACGACGACAACCACATCTCCATCGAGGGCGACACCGCGACCGCGTTCTCCGAGGACGTCCTGGGGCGGTACGAGGCGTACGGCTGGCACACCCAGCGGATCGAGCCCGCCGAGAACGGCGACGTCGACGTGCACGCGCTGTACGCGGCGCTGAAGGCGGCGCAGGCGGAGACCGAGCGCCCCTCGATCATCGCGATGCGCACGATCATCGCCTGGCCCGCCCCGAACGCGCAGAACACCGAGGCCGCGCACGGCTCGGCGCTGGGCGAGGACGAGGTCGCGGCCACCAAGCGCGTCCTCGGCTTCGACCCGGAGCAGACCTTCGAGGTCGCCGACGAGGTGCTCGCCCACACCCGCCGGGCCCTGGACCGGGGCGCCGAGGCGCACGCCGCCTGGGACAAGCGGATCGCCGCGTGGCGCGGCGCCCGGCCCGAGCGGGCGAAGCTGTTCGACCGGGTGGTCGCCGGCCGGCTCCCGGAGGGCTGGGAGGACGCCCTGCCGGTGTTCGAGCCCGGCAAGTCCGTCGCCACCCGCGCCGCGTCCGGCAAGGTCCTCCAGGCGCTCGGCCCGGTCCTGCCCGAGCTGTGGGGCGGCTCCGCCGACCTGGCCGGCTCGAACAACACCACGATCGACAAGACGTCGTCGTTCCTCCCCGAGGGCAACCCGCTGCCCGAGGCGGACCCGTACGGCCGTACGGTCCACTTCGGCATCCGCGAGTTCTCCATGGCGGCGGAGATGAACGGCATCGCGCTGCACGGCAACACGCGCATCTACGGCGGCACCTTCCTGGTCTTCTCCGACTACATGCGCAACGCCGTGCGGATGTCCGCCCTGATGCAGCTTCCGGTGACGTACGTGTGGACGCACGACTCCATCGGCCTGGGCGAGGACGGCCCGACCCACCAGCCGGTCGAGCACCTGGCCGCGCTGCGCGCCATCCCGGGCCTGAACGTGGTCCGCCCGGCCGACGCCAACGAGACCGCCATCGCCTGGGCGGAGATCCTCAAGCGGCACTCCACCCACCCGGCCCCGCACGGCCTGGCGCTGACCCGGCAGGGCGTGCCGACGTACGAGCCGAACCCGGACGCCGCCAAGGGCGGCTATGTGCTGAAGGACGCCTCCACCGGGGCGCCGGACGTCGTGCTCATCGCCACCGGCTCCGAGGTGCAGCTCGCCGTGGCCGCCCGCGAGCTGCTGGAGGCGGAGGGGACCGGCACCCGGGTGGTGTCGATGCCGTCCGTGGAGTGGTTCGAGGAGCAGCCGCGCGAGTACCGCGAGAGCGTCCTGCCGCCGTCCGTGAAGGCGCGGGTCGCCGTGGAGGCCGGGATCGGCCTGACCTGGTACCGCTTCGTGGGCGACGCCGGGCGGATCGTCTCCCTGGAGCACTTCGGCGCCTCCGCCGATGCCAAGACCCTGTTCACCGAGTACGGCTTCACCGCCGAGAACGTCGCCGCCGCGGCGCGGGAATCCCTCGCCGCCGCCCGCGGCTGA